In Tenacibaculum sp. 190524A02b, the genomic stretch TTTACTTGAAAGATATAGCGGTAGTTACCTTTAAAGATAAAGATAAAACTACCTATGCAAGAGAAGATGGACAATCTGTAGTGATGTTGGATGTTAAAAAACGTTCAGGTAAAAACATGGTGGAAGCTACGGAGAAAATTAGAGAAATAGTAAAAGATGCTGAGGCTAATGTTTTTCCAAGCAACTTAAAAGTAACATTAGCTAATGACCAATCTTCAAAAACTATTGGACAAGTAGATGATTTGGTAAATAACATCATATTTGGAGTGATTCTAGTAGTAACGGTATTGATGTTCTTTTTAGGATTAAAGAATGCGTTATTTGTTGGATTTGCTATTCCTATGTCAATGTTTATGTCATTAATGATACTGAATTTAATGGGATACACCATGAATACCATGATATTATTCGGATTAATTATGGGGCTCGGAATGCTGGTGGATAATGGGATTGTGGTTGTAGAAAACGTATACCGTTTAATGGATGAAGAAGGAATGAGCAGATTACAAGCCGCTAAAAAAGGTATTGGAGAAATTGCATTTCCTATTATCATTTCAACAGCAACAACAGTAGCTGCTTTTATTCCTCTAGGAATGTGGCCTGGGGTTATGGGACAGTTTATGATTTATTTCCCAATTACCTTATCTGTGGTATTAGGATCTTCATTATTTGTGGCTATCTTTTTTAACTCAGTTTTAGTGTCTCAGTTTATGAGTACAGAGGATAAAAACATGCCGTTAAAAAGAATCATAAGATTAACAATTGTTTTAGGAGTTTTAGGACTTTTAATTGTCATTTTCGGAGGAGCAATAAGACCTTTAGGAACTTTGTTAATTTTTGCAGCCGTTAATTTTTGGGTATACAGGTTTGTAATGAGACCAGCAGCAAATGGTTTCCAAAGAAAGATTTTACCACGCTGGGAGCGTTTTTATGAAAAAATGATTATTGGTGCATTAAAAGGTTGGAGGCCACAAATAATTACAGTTGTTACTTTTGTTTTATTAATAGTTGCGTTTATGGGATTTGGAGCTTCAGTAGGTTCACAAAGAACAAAAGTTGAATTCTTCCCTGATAATACACCCAACCAAGTAGTAGTGTATGTAGAATATCCGCAAGGGACAGATATTGAGAAGACGAATCTAATCATGAAAGATTTAGAGGAACGCGTGACAAAAATTGTCAATTCTTCTAAATACTTGGAAAAAGACTATAATTTCTTAGTAGAAAGTTCTATTACACAGGTAGGAGCAGGATCAGGAAACCCGCAAACAGATGGAGGTTCAACTGCAGAAATGCCACATAGAGGAAAAATAGTAGCTTCTATGCGTGAGTATAAGTATAGAAAAGGAGCGGATAGTAAAGAATTGAAGAAAGAAATTACAGAAGCTTTACAAGGGATTTATCCAGGGTTGTCAATTTCTGTTGAAAAAGACCCTGTAGGACCGCCAGCTGGATATCCAATTAATATTGAATTGGAAGGGAAAGATTATGCAGAATTGATTAATGCCGCTGAAAAAATGCGCGATTTTATTAATACAAAGTCTATTCCGGGTATCGCAGAACTAAAGATAGATGTGAACAAATCTAAGCCAACGATGTTGGTGGATGTTGATAGAAAGAAAGCAGGTGAATTAGGAGTGAGTGCCGCACAAGTAGGGCAACAATTGCGTAATTCAATTTTTGGAGCAAAAGCAGGTGTTTATAAAGAAGATGGAGAAGATTATGATATTTACGTTCGTTTTAATAAGGAAAATAGATACAATACCAGTGTAATATTTAATCAAACTATTACATTTAGAGATATGGCGAGTGGGCAAGTAAAGTCTATACCTGTTTCAGCATTGGCAAGTCAAAAAAACACATCTGGATTTAGCTCAATTAAACATAAAGATGGAAAGAGGGTGGTAACGGTATATTCTGCCTTAGCGCCAGGTTATACAGATGCAGGAGCTATTGTTTCTAAAATTCAAAATGAAATGAAAAGCTTTACAGGTGTACCAGAAACTATTAAAGTAGATTATACTGGGCAAATTGAAGAGCAAAACAAGCAAATGGCTTTCTTAATGGGAGCGTTTTTCTCTGGGTTAGGTTTAATCTTCTTGATTTTAATTTATCAGTTTAACTCCGTATCTAAGCCAGCTATTATCATGTTAGCAATCTTTTTAAGTTTAATTGGTGTATTTGGAGGGATTGTAGCATCAGGCTCTTCTTTTGTAATTATGATGACCATGATGGGAATTATCTCGCTGGCAGGAATTGTAGTAAATAATGGAGTAGTATTACTCGATTACACACAACTACTAATTGATAGACGAAAAGTAGCTACTAACGTTGGTGAAGATGATTATGTGCCTGTAGAAGATTTAAAAGAAGCAATTATTAAAGGAGGAAAGGCACGTTTACGTCCCGTATTATTAACGGCTATTACTACTATTTTAGGATTAATACCATTAGCAACAGGATTAAATATTAACTTTTATACACTAGTTTCAGAGTTAGATCCGCATATTTATGTAGGAGGTGATAACGTAATTTTCTGGGGGCCGCTAGCATGGACTGTAATTTACGGTTTATTCATAGCAACGTTCTTAACGTTAATTGTTGTGCCAATATTATTCTATTTAATCACCAAGTTTAAAATGTGGTTACGTAGCGTTGTATAACAGTAAGATTAATTTGTTCACAAACAAGCCAAAATTCGTTTAGAATTTTGGCTTGTTCGTTTAAAGAGATCAGTTTATATTTCTTTACTTTTATGAATGGCTAAAATTTCAAAATGCTTTTTATCCATCATGTTTTCACGTTTAATTTCTTTTAAATCATCAAAAAGCTCAAAATTATCTATATGAAAGAGTCGATAGCCATGCTGATGAACTATATCAAATAATTCCAATCGCTCTTCCTTGTTTAAACGTTTATAACATTCAATCATTAAAGAAGGTTGGTACTGACTTAAAATTTTAGGAATGGTTTTTAAAATTTCTTTATCATAACCTTCAGCATCTACTTTAATTAAACTCAAATTATTTAAATCATTAGCATGATTTTTTAACAAGTATTCCTGTAAATTTTTTCCTTCTACCTCCAGGGTATAATTATGATTGTGCTTTTGATGTTTTATTTGAGACAAGAATCCACCATTACAAAAAGAAGCATCGCTATAGTTAAAAGTAAACGAGCCATTTTTATCAGTAGCAGCAAAACACTGTGGAATAATATTGGTAAATTGTGTGTTAAGTTGCGAATTTTGTTCAAGAATCTTGTAAACAAATTTATTAGGTTCTAAACCTAATACTTTTCCTTCTTTTCCAACAGCTAAAGCCATAGGTACTGTAGTGTCGCCAGTATGTGCACCAATATCAATAATAAAACTTCCTTTGTGTGCTAATTTTTGATAAAATAAAACATTGGATGCAGTAATGTTTTTAGGTTGTTCAAAAGGATGTAACCATTGGGCGTATTCAATAGTTCCAAAAGGATTGACTTGAAACTTTTTGATTTCGAACCCATATTCCTTAAATGTTTTTTTTAATTGTTTCTTTAAAATTTTTCTTTTTATATACTTAATCATTTTTTATATGAACTCAATGTCAGTTACTATAACATTTATACAACTTATAGTGATGCTATTTATTTTATAAAACTAATTTAACTGGTAATGAATTTAGTGATTTCTTATAGAATTTTTTAAAGAAAGTACTATTCATTTTTCATCCAATTATTTTTTTCGCAATATAAGTAAATTAGGTCTTAGTAGGGTGTGTTATTTTTCTTTTATTAGATCAATTAATCCTTTATGGAAGTCAAAAATAGTGTTAATAGAAGTAATGTTTTCACTGTAACTTAAAGAAAATCTAGTTGTGACTTTATAAGATGAAATACTTAGATTTCCTGTAATAGTTGGTTCAAAACCGGTATTTTCTATCAAGTCAATTAATGAGTGTTTTCTTAATAAAGTTTCTATTTTTTTACTTAAACGAGGGTGCTTACATTTTAAACGCCAGTTTTTCTTCCTGAAAAAGAAAAGTTTTGTAATGTGATCCATAGTAGTTAATTGAAATTCAGGAAAGGTATGTGATGAGGGTAAGTTTATAGTGATCAGAGCAGAGTCTGAGTTTCCAAAATCATAAAAAACATCCATTAAATCACTATTATAAAATACTTTTAAGCGGTATTGGGTTATATGAATATATGATCCAATTTCTCCATTCACTTTAAAATTATTTACATAAAGTTCACTGTTATTTTCAGCATGAATTTTCTGAAATACTTCTTTGGATGTCATAGCTATATGTTTTTCATTAAAAGTAGTACAATTATACTGCTTTTTTAAAATTTATGTTGTACTGTCTTGTAGAATGATTTTTAAAAAGTTTTTTTACGTTTTACAGATGTACCATATAACGTACTGTACACGTTTTTTTTGTGAGAAAAAAACGTGTACAAGATTTATTGGCATCGTCAAAGGGTATAATACCCCAAGGCTTGTCATGAAATTAAATTTATTATCTTATTAAATGCATTGTGAATTTGGGAGGTAGTTTACTGAAAAAAGTTTATTGTTGAGGTTAGTCTGGTAAACGATCTCTGTCTTTTTTAGTTCTATTAAAACGATAAGTGAACGTGATAGAAGTGGTTCTTCCAACTCTTCTGTTAAAAGTGTTTGAAGTGTAATTTTCTCCAGTAATTAATTGTTTTACAACTCTAGTGTCAAAAATATTATTCATGTTTATGGTAACAGAAGCTTTATCATTCCAAAAATCTTTACTAGCGCCAATATTTGCCCAATATTGATCTTGTGTAAAAATTTGTCCACTTTGTCTGGCAGCTCTATAGTTTACACTAGTTTGAATGTTGAATTTTGAAAATTTTAAACGCGCATTTAATCGTGTAAACCAAGTTTGATCTTTTACGGTATAAATTCCTTTTTGGTCAAAAGCATAGTAATTAAATTCACTAGATAAACGTAACCATTTGTATGGAGAATAACGAATGGCAAGTTCTGCACCTAATCTATTTTCTTTTCCTGAATTAATAGGTTTAGACACCAAAGCTCCATCTTGGTCAATGCTTACTTGGGTTTCAAATAAATTGGTAGTGTGTTGATAATACACAGATGGATTTAAAGTAAATTTTGACCAACGTTTTAATGTTCCTAATTCAAAAGAATTGGTATACATTGGGTTTAAATCTGGATTTCCTACGCGGAAATTTCTTCGGTCTGAATACCCTCCAAAAGGATTCAGTTGCCAAAATCTCGGACGTCTTATTCTTCTACTATAACTTAATTGTAAATTGGTAGCTTTATTGAAACTATACGTTAAATGTATGGTAGGAAATAAGTCAGTATATTTTTTATCTGTAGTAAAAATGTTTTTCCTGTCGGTGCTTCCTGTATTGGCATGTTCAGCACGTAAGCCTAATAAATATTGAAACTTGTTTTCCTTATTTCCGTATTGAATGTAGGCACCGTAAATGCCTTCATTGTATCTTAATAAATTATCAAATCTGTCTAATAAAGCGCCATTGTCCCAAACTTTATAATCACTATCAATATTTCTAACTTCTCCTTTGATACCTAATTCAACATAAGATTTTTTAGTAATTGGTAATTTAAAATCTGATTGAAATAAAAAATCTTTACTACTTTCAATATCTCTAGTTTGTAAGGTACTATTATTAGCGTTTGGCGTTAGTTGTTTTTCTTCAATAAATTCATTTTCATCATCATTCCAAAAATCATATTGTAAGTTAACCGTAAGTTTTTGTCCTTTTTTAGCAAATGTTTTTACATAATTCAATTCAATTTGATTGGCTTTTTGTGGTTCTCTATAGTTTAAAGTATTGGCAAATGACTCTTCTATTTGGCGGTTGCTGTTTAGTGTATTTATTAAATAATCTATTGTACGCTTTCCTACATTACCTCTATAATAGTAACTTAATGTAAGTGTATTATGATCGTTTATATAATAATCTCCACCAAAATATAAATTAAATACACTAAAATTTACATGGTTGGTAGTTTTTCTATCTAAATAAGAAGTAGCTGCATTATTGTTAAAATCAGTTCTGAATAATGAACTATTACCATCAAATGATAAGTAACGATAACGTATGTTAGAGAATAAATTAACTTTTTCTTGTTTGTAATTGATGTTGTAGTTAATACCATGGTTATCTGGCATTCCTGTGGTTAGTTGTAAAGAGCTACCAAAACCACCTTTTTTATTTTTCTTTAAAATGATGTTGATGATTCCAGCAGTTCCCTCAGCATCGTATTTGGCAGAAGGATTGGTAATTACTTCTACTTTTTCAATACTTTCAGAAGGGATTTGTTCTAAGCCATTATTGTTAGTTAACACAGAAGGTTTCCCGTTAATCAGTATACGAACACTTGTGTTACCCCGTAGGCTAACAGTACCTTCAGTATCTACATTTACAGAAGGAACATTGTTTAAAATATCATTTACTGAACCGCCTTTAGAGAGTAAATCTTTACCAACATTAAAAACACGTTTGTCTAATTTGTATTCGGTAGTAGATTTCTCGGCAATAATTTCTACTTCTTCTAGAGCCTGTGCATCTTCAGATAAAAAAATAGTAGGTAATTTTTTATTGTTAGTAATAGTAATGTTGTTAATAGTATGAGGTTTGAAACCAATAAATTCAGCTTTTAAGTGGTAAGTCCCAGGTTTTACAGTTACTATAAAGTTACCTTCATTAGAAGTTGATGCCCCAGAAACTACTTTGTTAGTAGTAGTAGTTATAACAATGGTAGCAAGCTCTAAGGGTTGTTGTGTGTTTTTTTCTACTACTTTTCCAGTAATTTTTATTTGTGAGAATAGATTTAAAGAGCATAATAAAATGAGTAGGTTACAAATGTTTTTCATAATAATTAGTTTTAATCG encodes the following:
- a CDS encoding efflux RND transporter permease subunit; translated protein: MTEQQKKVDKEFGLSSWAINNKTTIYVLMVIILFSGISAFLGMPRENFPEIKETKIYVSSVFPGNTAEDIEKLITDPLEEKLKTVSNVTKINSTSQENVSMVTIEFDESITVEAAKQKVKDEIDEEVSGEDWPTFNGAKVEPNVFELNISEETPILNINISGDYTVEQLKDYAEYLQDEIEDLEEIKKADIRGAEDKEVEVAVDIYKMMAAKVSFGDVMQAIGNGNTTISAGNIIASGQRRTIRVLGEIEKPKELDDFVVKSERGNSIYLKDIAVVTFKDKDKTTYAREDGQSVVMLDVKKRSGKNMVEATEKIREIVKDAEANVFPSNLKVTLANDQSSKTIGQVDDLVNNIIFGVILVVTVLMFFLGLKNALFVGFAIPMSMFMSLMILNLMGYTMNTMILFGLIMGLGMLVDNGIVVVENVYRLMDEEGMSRLQAAKKGIGEIAFPIIISTATTVAAFIPLGMWPGVMGQFMIYFPITLSVVLGSSLFVAIFFNSVLVSQFMSTEDKNMPLKRIIRLTIVLGVLGLLIVIFGGAIRPLGTLLIFAAVNFWVYRFVMRPAANGFQRKILPRWERFYEKMIIGALKGWRPQIITVVTFVLLIVAFMGFGASVGSQRTKVEFFPDNTPNQVVVYVEYPQGTDIEKTNLIMKDLEERVTKIVNSSKYLEKDYNFLVESSITQVGAGSGNPQTDGGSTAEMPHRGKIVASMREYKYRKGADSKELKKEITEALQGIYPGLSISVEKDPVGPPAGYPINIELEGKDYAELINAAEKMRDFINTKSIPGIAELKIDVNKSKPTMLVDVDRKKAGELGVSAAQVGQQLRNSIFGAKAGVYKEDGEDYDIYVRFNKENRYNTSVIFNQTITFRDMASGQVKSIPVSALASQKNTSGFSSIKHKDGKRVVTVYSALAPGYTDAGAIVSKIQNEMKSFTGVPETIKVDYTGQIEEQNKQMAFLMGAFFSGLGLIFLILIYQFNSVSKPAIIMLAIFLSLIGVFGGIVASGSSFVIMMTMMGIISLAGIVVNNGVVLLDYTQLLIDRRKVATNVGEDDYVPVEDLKEAIIKGGKARLRPVLLTAITTILGLIPLATGLNINFYTLVSELDPHIYVGGDNVIFWGPLAWTVIYGLFIATFLTLIVVPILFYLITKFKMWLRSVV
- a CDS encoding FkbM family methyltransferase — translated: MIKYIKRKILKKQLKKTFKEYGFEIKKFQVNPFGTIEYAQWLHPFEQPKNITASNVLFYQKLAHKGSFIIDIGAHTGDTTVPMALAVGKEGKVLGLEPNKFVYKILEQNSQLNTQFTNIIPQCFAATDKNGSFTFNYSDASFCNGGFLSQIKHQKHNHNYTLEVEGKNLQEYLLKNHANDLNNLSLIKVDAEGYDKEILKTIPKILSQYQPSLMIECYKRLNKEERLELFDIVHQHGYRLFHIDNFELFDDLKEIKRENMMDKKHFEILAIHKSKEI
- a CDS encoding outer membrane beta-barrel family protein; this encodes MKNICNLLILLCSLNLFSQIKITGKVVEKNTQQPLELATIVITTTTNKVVSGASTSNEGNFIVTVKPGTYHLKAEFIGFKPHTINNITITNNKKLPTIFLSEDAQALEEVEIIAEKSTTEYKLDKRVFNVGKDLLSKGGSVNDILNNVPSVNVDTEGTVSLRGNTSVRILINGKPSVLTNNNGLEQIPSESIEKVEVITNPSAKYDAEGTAGIINIILKKNKKGGFGSSLQLTTGMPDNHGINYNINYKQEKVNLFSNIRYRYLSFDGNSSLFRTDFNNNAATSYLDRKTTNHVNFSVFNLYFGGDYYINDHNTLTLSYYYRGNVGKRTIDYLINTLNSNRQIEESFANTLNYREPQKANQIELNYVKTFAKKGQKLTVNLQYDFWNDDENEFIEEKQLTPNANNSTLQTRDIESSKDFLFQSDFKLPITKKSYVELGIKGEVRNIDSDYKVWDNGALLDRFDNLLRYNEGIYGAYIQYGNKENKFQYLLGLRAEHANTGSTDRKNIFTTDKKYTDLFPTIHLTYSFNKATNLQLSYSRRIRRPRFWQLNPFGGYSDRRNFRVGNPDLNPMYTNSFELGTLKRWSKFTLNPSVYYQHTTNLFETQVSIDQDGALVSKPINSGKENRLGAELAIRYSPYKWLRLSSEFNYYAFDQKGIYTVKDQTWFTRLNARLKFSKFNIQTSVNYRAARQSGQIFTQDQYWANIGASKDFWNDKASVTINMNNIFDTRVVKQLITGENYTSNTFNRRVGRTTSITFTYRFNRTKKDRDRLPD